A genomic region of Sciurus carolinensis chromosome 7, mSciCar1.2, whole genome shotgun sequence contains the following coding sequences:
- the Atxn1 gene encoding ataxin-1: MKSNQERSNECLPPKKREIPATSRPSEDKATTALPSDNHRAEGVAWLPSNSGGRGHGGGRHGPTGTSVELGLQQGIGLHKALSTGLDYSPPSAPRSVPAATTLPTAYPPPQSGTPVSPVQYAHLPHTFQFIGSSQYSGPYAGFIPSQLISPSANPVTSAVASAAGATTPSQRSQLEAYSTLLANMGSLSQAPGHKVEPPQPQHLGRAPGLVTPGSPPPTQQNQYVHISSSPQSSGRAASPSAIPVHLHPHQTMIPHTLTLGPSSQVVVQYTDSGGHFAPREPTKKAEGSRLQQAMQAKEVLNGEMEKSRRYGPPSSADLGLGKAGGKAVPHPYESRHVVVHPGAGDYGGRDPSGVRASVMVLPNSSTPAADLEVQQATHREASPSTLNDKSGLHLGKPGHRSYALSPHTVIQTTHSASEPLPVGLPATAFYAGTQPPVIGYLSGQQQAITYAGSLPQHLVIPGTQPLLIPVGSTDMEASGAASAIVTSSPQFAAVPHTFVTTALAKNENFNPEALATQAAYPAMVQAQIHLPVVQSVASPAAAPPTLPPYFMKGSIIQLANGELKKVEDLKTEDFIQSAEISNDLKIDSSTVERIEDSHSPGVAVIQFAVGEHRAQVSVEVLVEYPFFVFGQGWSSCCPERTSQLFDLPCSKLSVGDVCISLTLKNLKNGSVKKGQPVDPASVLLKHSKTDSLAGSRHRYAEQENGINQGSVQMLSENGELKFPEKIGLPAAPFLTKMEPSKPTATRKRRWSAPETRKLEKPEEEPPLTLPKPSLIPQEVKICIEGRSNLGK; encoded by the exons ATGAAATCCAACCAAGAGCGGAGCAACGAATGCCTGCCTCCCAAGAAGCGCGAGATCCCCGCCACCAGCCGGCCCTCCGAGGACAAGGCCACCACCGCGCTGCCCAGCGACAACCACCGGGCGGAGGGCGTGGCATGGCTCCCCAGCAACTCTGGTGGCCGAGGCCATGGGGGCGGGAGGCACGGGCCCACGGGGACCTCTGTGGAGCTTGGTTTACAACAGGGAATAGGTTTACACAAAGCATTGTCCACCGGGCTGGACTACTCCCCGCCCAGCGCTCCCAGGTCGGTCCCCGCCGCCACCACGCTGCCCACGGCCTACCCTCCCCCGCAGTCAGGGACTCCCGTGTCTCCCGTGCAGTACGCCCACCTGCCGCACACCTTCCAGTTCATCGGGTCCTCCCAGTACAGCGGGCCCTACGCCGGCTTCATCCCTTCGCAGCTGATCTCCCCATCGGCCAACCCTGTCACCAGTGCGGTGGCCTCCGCCGCGGGGGCCACCACTCCATCCCAGCGCTCCCAGCTGGAGGCCTATTCCACGCTGCTGGCCAACATGGGCAGTCTGAGCCAGGCGCCAGGACACAAGGTTGAGCCGCCGCAGCCGCAGCACCTCGGCAGGGCTCCGGGGCTCGTCACCCCCGGGTCCCCGCCACCCACCCAGCAGAACCAGTACGTCCACATTTCCAGCTCTCCGCAGAGCAGCGGGCGCGCGGCCTCGCCCTCGGCCATCCCGGTCCACCTCCACCCGCACCAGACGATGATCCCGCACACGCTCACGCTGGGGCCCTCCTCGCAGGTGGTGGTGCAGTACACCGACTCCGGGGGCCACTTCGCTCCTCGGGAGCCCACCAAGAAAGCCGAGGGCAGCCGGCTGCAGCAGGCCATGCAGGCCAAGGAGGTCCTGAACGGGGAGATGGAGAAGAGCCGGCGCTACGGGCCTCCGTCCTCGGCAGACCTGGGCCTGGGCAAGGCGGGCGGCAAGGCGGTGCCCCACCCGTACGAGTCCAGGCACGTGGTGGTCCACCCCGGCGCCGGGGACTACGGCGGCCGGGATCCCTCGGGGGTGCGGGCCTCTGTGATGGTCCTGCCCAACAGCAGCACGCCCGCCGCCGACCTGGAGGTGCAGCAGGCCACGCACCGGGAGGCCTCCCCGTCCACCCTCAACGACAAAAGCGGCCTGCACTTAGGGAAGCCGGGCCACCGGTCCTACGCGCTGTCACCCCACACGGTCATCCAGACCACGCACAGTGCTTCAGAGCCTCTCCCCGTTGGACTGCCAGCCACCGCCTTCTACGCAGGGACCCAGCCCCCTGTCATCGGCTACCTGAGCGGCCAGCAGCAAGCAATCACCTACGCCGGCAGCCTGCCCCAGCACCTGGTGATCCCCGGCACCCAGCCCCTGCTCATCCCGGTGGGCAGCACTGACATGGAGGCGTCGGGGGCAGCCTCTGCCATAGTCACGTCGTCGCCCCAGTTCGctgcagtgcctcacacgttcGTCACCACCGCCCTGGCCAAGAATGAGAACTTCAACCCCGAGGCGCTGGCCACTCAGGCCGCCTACCCAGCCATGGTGCAGGCCCAGATCCACCTGCCCGTGGTGCAGTCGGTGGCGTCCCCCGCCGCGGCGCCCCCCACGCTGCCGCCCTACTTCATGAAAGGCTCCATCATCCAGTTGGCCAACGGAGAGCTCAAGAAGGTGGAGGACTTAAAAACGGAAGACTTCATCCAGAGCGCGGAGATAAGCAACGACCTCAAGATCGACTCGAGCACAGTGGAGCGGATCGAGGACAGCCACAGCCCAGGCGTCGCAGTGATACAGTTCGCCGTCGGGGAGCACCGAGCACAG GTCAGCGTTGAAGTTTTGGTAGAGTACCCTTTTTTTGTGTTTGGACAGGGCTGGTCATCCTGCTGCCCAGAGAGAACCAGCCAGCTCTTTGATTTGCCGTGTTCCAAACTCTCTGTTGGGGATGTCTGCATCTCGCTGACCCTCAAGAACCTGAAGAACGGCTCTGTTAAAAAGGGCCAGCCCGTGGATCCTGCCAGCGTCCTGCTGAAGCACTCAAAGACGGACAGCCTGGCGGGCAGCAGACACAGGTATGCCGAGCAGGAAAACGGAATCAATCAGGGAAGTGTCCAGATGCTCTCTGAGAACGGCGAACTGAAGTTTCCAGAAAAAATAGGATTGCCTGCAGCGCCCTTCCTCACCAAAATGGAACCCAGCAAGCCCACGGCCACGAGGAAGAGGAGGTGGTCAGCGCCGGAGACCCGCAAACTGGAGAAGCCAGAAGAGGAACCACCTTTGACTCTTCCCAAGCCCTCGCTAATCCCTCAGGAGGTTAAGATCTGCATCGAGGGCCGGTCTAACCTGGGCAAGTAG